TTTTTCCAACGGCAGTTCTGCTATTGGTTGCATCTCCTGCAGAAACTCCAGAAAAGTTTGGCATAACCGAATTTATATTGTCTAACTGAAAGTCTTTGTTGTTATAAAAACTCAgctttttcaattttgtCCCAACTGAAAAATTTAAACGGTACTCTCTCCCCACACACTTGTCCACCCGGAAATTCACATTCCCATCTTTTGGCGGTAACTTTAGAGTTCCCCCCATGCTAAATTTACCTCTCTCCCATGCAAAACATTGAAAAATTGGTATTGAACTCTCTTCCAGATTTTCATATGTATAATAGTGAATTGAGCTCTCCAAACCCATGGAGGTGTTGAATAAATAGAATCTTGATCCCGAATTTGACGCTGTAATTAGCCATTCTCCATTGCTAGAAATTGAAGGTCTTTGGCTTGGATCCAATAATCCTGCATTTTCCTTTTCATAAAATACTTTATTTGAATCTATTGCTATTGCACTCAGGTCCTTGCTAAATGAAAGAATTCCAGATACgctatatatataaattgtTCCTTTCCTTGTTTGAAGAGCAAGTTTGTTATATAATTCATCAGCCTCCATCCATGTAATTCCTCTTTGAGCGTCTTCATCCTTCTGAGgagaaaatttaaatgCGCAGGCCCTTTCTGCACTCCCACATGATGCTTTCCGGATATCCCAAACCTTAATATGTCCATCTGTGCATCCTCCAGTTgctaaataatttttctcGCTAAGAAAGGCCACTCCACTAACCGAAATACTCTTGTCGCTAATCATCTTCTCTCTTCCTATACTCTTCCTTACACTGTGTTCATGTATTCTATTTAACTCAAATTTGGGAGCTAAATGAATCTTTTCTATTGATTCATAATAGCTCTCATTGAGATTCTGGCCCCCTTCAGGAACCTGAGTAGACGGACTTATTGAAATTTGACCaggaattaatttatttgaagcTGTTCTACTTCTACCGACATTTCCTTGCCCCAAATAAAAAcattttgaatgaattGATCTATCATCATAAATCCTTAGACTCCCATCATTACCCACTGTAGCtattaatgatgatgattcAGCCGAAATAGCAAATCTCTTTACCCATTCTTTATGTGCCCTAAGCTTACAACTCTCCTTTTCATGTTCCATGTCAAACTTTACCAAGAAGCTGTCAGTAGATGAAGAATAGATATATCTTTCGACTTTCTCTGAATAAAACCCTACATTTTGAAACTTTGTATCTGTAACGGTACCGCTGTGTAGCTTTCTAGAAAAAATTCTTTCGTCTTTTCTAATTACAATTCCTGGCTCAGTGAATCTTTCTATAAATTTATCTTCAGTTGAATAAAGAGAAATATGGCCTTCTGAATCTCCAACACAAAGTCCAGCTCCCCCCAAAAGATTCCTGGAATAAACCATAGAAATTGGTATCCCCAGCCCATGATATATATCAGTAATACTAAATTGATTAGTCAACTTATTTCTCTCCATTTTTTAAGCCCCAATCAGCAactataaaaaaaaaagaaataattcaacaaaataTTGGCAAAAACTAACAAAACAAAACTGAACTATCATATATCTCTCAAATCTCTGATTTTGCATTCTGTTTAGTACCGAAAAATTCTCATTTTTTGGCATGCCTTTAGTATTAGTGTGTATTCCCGCCAAGCTACGcattttagaaaaaaattaaactAATCGgctaaataaatataaatattaggAACTTAAGGCTGAGGAGATTTTTTATCTAAATGCGCTCAACAATTTCCTCCTCCAGCTCACTATTGCTATATTCATATTCTTCAATAGGGATATCATCAACATTTCTAATGTGATCATCCTGAGGGTAAATACTGTTAGAGATTACGGAGCTATTCTGATCATTTCTAGGATGTTTGTTTGTATTTGAAAGGATAGAGCTCCTATCGTAACTATTGCTTGAAACAACTCCTTTAAAATGTGATGTAGCGATATTATTGGGGATTCCACCTTCAATGGTGATTAATTTGTTGATAAAATCATTGACTTTGACCGAAAGTAGGTATTTATTCCTATTTTTATGTTCTGACTTTTTTTGATGGCTTAAAGATGAAACATACATGGAGGATAAACTCCTCTCTCCAGAAAGGAAGATCATGGCATGCCTGATTTGTCCACTAGACCATCCTAGATTAAGCTTCTTGACTAATGTAGTAAAAGTGTTAAGATCAATTCCCGTTGAAGAGGCTGTGTTAACTCCGAAATTCGCTTCTAAGTAGTTAAGCAATAAATTAACATCTAATTCTCCCATGAAGTGTTGCTGGATTGCATGGTAGCAAATAGCAAATTCTGTCTCgtttaatttattatctttatcaTAATCGAAGGTAGTTAATACATCCTTAGCATGCTCAGAAGAATAGTATAGACCTTCTGAAACTAAATAGTACCTAATAGTGTACTCATCAACTCCCCATCTACTTACAATACTCtaaaaatcattattaaacttgtaaattaaaaatattgaataactTACCCGTGTTCGAATGGGCGCATTGTTTATCAAAAAGTTCATTGTATTTCTGCACCTTATTTGGAGCTCCCAAGGAGCTGTCTTAGCTACAATACTAAACTTTCTTCTTTGTAactctttattttcttcgCTACctgaattaaaaagatGAAGGAAACTATAAAATCTAAGCGCTTCTGAAATTTGTGAAAGtctttgaatattttgagtTTTTTGAATGTTAAGAACTTGTTCAAGTACGATCTTATCGGCCATTTGGCCTACAGAAGTACAAAGAAGTATTGGATAGATTATAAAAGGTAGGCATAAATGTtgaattccaaaaattaCCCAAATAGTAAATGTTGCAAGAGGGAATTCCTCATACCATAATcttttttgtaaatatgATAGATGAATTACTATGGAGATTAAAATAAGTTGGAGAAAGTATGATGCTTGAAACCATCTCAATAATATTGCAGGACCATTACGTTtgaacaaaaataaatcatcatGTAATGAAGGAGAATTCGTTCCGCAGAGCTTTAACcttaaatatttggataatCTCCCAAAACAAGATTTATTTTGCATGACCTCACGTTCTTGATCAAGTGATTGATTACTTTGAGAAGATATCTGCGAATATTCACTGTTTGATATAATTTTAGCACTTGATATTTTATATCTTGGCATTATTTTATcatattcaatttcttgTAAAGGCATTCCAACATCTAAACTATACTTCATTTTAAGATACTCGAGAATATTCCTGGGTTGGAGCTGTCGTTTGATTAACCAAGCTCTTAGCCAAATAgttaaagaaaaacaaaGTAGCAGAACtgaaatataaatacaaatcATTGGCTCTGAAAAATAATGTTTAACATTATTAAACaatatcaaattttgataGTAATCATAAATTAGAAACCATCCTAAAACATTTAATCCCAAAATAAAAGTTAATGTAGTTATTGGTATTCTTATTAATGTTACTGCCataattaataactttGCTCTAAGATATTCTGTAAAATATACGCCTGCAACCAAAGATGTGGTTGGGTCTGTTAACGAAATTAACCAAGAAGTACTAAGTCCATCTTCAGAATATCCAGAATCTCCACTATGATTAGTACTGAAAGATGATCCATAGCTATCATAAGCTGCAACTTCATCCATAAAATCGTACCTTAAAGATATGAAATGAGCCTTTGTATATGTTAAAAATAACTGGTTTGGCCAAAGCCAAAACTTTGTCCAGAAATTCTCCAGCTTGAGTTTCAACTTTTCTTTCCACGTAAGATTTTCAACTTCTACGTCATTCTTTTTACGTTTTAAAATACTACTTTCTCTATGCTGTTTCCCCTTAAATGGtaaagatttattaatatctaGTTCAATGCTTTCATTTAATTGAGAGAGTCCAAGCTCTTCTTCAACGTCCGTATCACTCCTTATACCTTCGTTTTCACTTCCTTCCTCTGAACTTCCTCCTGAATTTGAACTGTCCAAAGGATCTTCAAAGCTTTCCTCAGTGATATTATCGGAGTTGTTTCCTATACTTGTCCTTCTTGCCTCATAATTACTCTTACCACTCCCTTCATGTGTTTGGTCTGTCCGGTTATCAATTGATAGTCCAGACGATCTTTTATAGCTTGAAGTactttcattttcatttagtATTGTTATTGGGACATTGTTATGTTGTACTGCCTCGTTTTCACCAAAAAATTTGTCCTTACTTTCAGAAAGATataacttattttttcGGATTTCCTCCTTTCCAAAGTTGGAATcagaatatttttttagtTTTAAACTAAACAAATTCTGAAGGTTAAAAATACTCTTAATGAGTACTCCAACATCTGTTTCATCCGCATATCTTATCCACTTTTCCAAAAACTTTACACATCCTGTGAAATATAGTACAAAAAGACAATACCATGCAAACGACAAAATCACAATAGCAAggatattattaaactcTCGTCCAAGATTCTCAGCTGTCCAAACTTTGGAATTATTCACTATTGCTTTGTCTAACTGTGTAGCaagattattaataatactctGATTGGAATAATCTGCCATTAAATTCTCACAAAAGTTTCTTATGTGATCAATCAGTCTAGATGTGAGCATACAGTAGGAGATAGCAAGAGATACAAATATACAGGCTGCTTGTCTGAAAACCGTGTCCATAACAGTTTGCAAAAATGAATCGTTCTTCCTTCGAATTCTATCTACTACACATTCTCTTATTATGTATGTGGAAAGaattgtaataataactaAAATTCCAGATaagataaaatatattgctGTAGAAGAATATCTATTCTTTACTTTATCAGTAACATAATGATGACTAGCAATACTTTCCGATTTCTTTTGTTGAAAGTCCTGTGAGCTTTCATCTACTCCAAAATCAGTCCCTCTTCTTAAAGATATTGCCACATCTTTCCCTTCAATTTCTGTTAATCCGAGTAAAAATACTAAGGAAAGTATTactaataatgataataatcgAAATTTCTTCCTCAAAAACAAGCTCATTTCAACCTTAAGcttataatttatttttccaTTAATCACATAACTTTGTAATTTTCAAGTTTGAAGGTATTTTGGCTCAAATTCTctcttttaaataattaaaaattaaattatattaaaattttagtATTAAGTTCCTTTTTGATTTGACTATTAGTATTGGATAATTTACATGGGGGAGTCAGAAAGTGTATGTGTGCACTTTTTGCTCTCACAATCACAGCTATATaccaatattttaaaataaaaaaaaatcttcaaGATAGATCGAATTCAACTTGTACTTAAACATTTAGTTACATAAGTTTTCAACACTCAAACATGACTACAGAAAATAATGCATTTTTAACGTTAAACCAACTACACCTTGAATGACATTTTGAATTCCCGCCAACTTCTGGGAGACTCCTCAATTTGGAATTTGGAAAGATAAATGGAagataagaaaaaaacGGGTATTCCGCAAAGATaatatgaaataaaaaatgagGAGAAAGAGTCGTTGGTTCCTTATATCAATTCCGAAGGATACTCAGGCCACAGAATCGCAATTCAAAGAAATGTTTAGTAAAACAATGAACGATTTATTTGGTGTCGTTTCTTATTTGTATACAATAAAAAGTaagtttgaaataaaaaatgttaTCCGAAAAAGTTGGTCTCTTACACATTTATGTGTATATTTGACTCATTTACACACCTTTAATTTCCCTTTGAATGAGGAGGggaatttgaatattttatatttgtttaGCACTGCTCGCACGTGTTGAGTAAATTATATCGTATATCGTGTAGTGTAACCATACCTAATTAAGTTAATAACATGCCTATTAACTCTAAATATCTTTAGTAATTTATCTTAGTGTGAAGCTTGGATAtatgataataaattgCAACAGGGAAATAAGTAATTATGTCAGGCTCTGTACGGCTTTAGCGAGTGTCTCAGAGGAAGAAAAGATACCATGCAGAGTAATACATTGCAGTGGAACTTTGTGTTCAATTCAAAAGGTGCTGACTGATATTTTAGTAAATGAGCGCATTCTCTCAgataaatgaataatataaacatttttcttttataaattaaggtcgatatattttaataagttgattttcttttccttCCCACTGATCTCTCtaattattactttctAGAGTCTTCCTTCTGGAATGTTATCAAATCTTCCGTCATCAACTCCATGACCATATAATGTTACATTGAACTCCTTTTTTGGAATCCAAGAGACGCTTGGAAGCGGAGCATTTAACACTGCATCTGGAGCCTTGCGTGCTTGTGTTTCCATACGTGATGACTGCTCATTTCTCAGAGTTCCATCGTCATCCGAAAAATTACCAGGGCTAGAATCAGTTTTGTTCCCTTGTTGAGCTTGAGATATTTGAGTTTCTATAGCAGAAGCAGCTGCATTCAACCTCTTAGCAACTGCAGACCCAATTTGGGCAGATACCATGCAGTCTGATGACTTCTTTCTAATATTGGGGCCCAATTGAACAATCATAAATGTCATATTATCGCAACCAATTCCCTCGCTTTCAACTGGATTAGGGGCTAGACACTCGTCACAAATTTCCTCACAAATCTTTGAAAGTTGAATTGAAGTCAAGGCAGGTATTGGGGAAGAGCCATCTAGCTTTGTGCTGATTGAAAGCTGCTCTTTTGATTCAATGGAACCAAACTCTCGATCATTTTGGCCATCCATGTTGGACTCTCTCTTTTTTGAATCATTTCCTGACTCTAAAGCTTCAATCTGCTTTAAAATTTTGCGACGGACAATATCAACGCATAATTGATTATCTACAACATCCCAGATACCGTCACATGCCAAGACAATGAATTCATCCTCGTTAGTAAGAGGGATTATTCTGACATCTGGGAATGCTGTGATTTTTTGTTCTTCAGGAGTTAAAGATGAGTCACTTTTATATTGAAGATCGCCAAGAGTACGAGACATATTCAAATTACCATCAACACGTCCATTTTCAACGGTCCCATGAGCTTTTAAAATTCTTTCGTTCTCCAATGGAAGTTCAGGCTTGTGATCATGTGAAAGCGCGATAGCTTGTCCTGATCTGCTTAAAACTGCTCTTGAATCACCTGCATTTGCAACAATTAAATACGGGGTGTCACCAGTTTCATCCGGAAGAATGACAGCAACTACTGCAGTAGTACCACAGTGTTCAGGACCACACGCTCCAGAATCAGAAATATCTTCTAAATAGCCATCATCTTCAGCTAAACCATCATCGTCAATAAATCCTGCATTGGGGTCATCATATGTTGCATCATCTCGCTTGATATCACTCTCAAATGGTGTAATTTCATCGGAGTAATTCTGGTTTTCGTCCAAATCAGTCGAGGGAATGTTCTCAGCTGGCTGTCTTCCGTAACTCGAATCTTCGTTTTTAGCAGAGGATTCCTTGATTTCATCCACCTCTTCCACTTTATCTCCATCGGCATTTCCATTCTCAGATGAGTTAGATTCCTCATCTCCATTGTAGGAAACGATCTGGAGGCAACGGTTCCCATTCTGTTCTACCATCCTTAATACTCTCCTTTGCCCATCAATTCCACCTAAAAGCTCCTGGAGGAATGTTTTTGGTGGATTAGTATCACTGTTAGTCTTCTTCTTGTCATATATTGCTCTCTGTTCTGGCCTGGATGTTGGGGAGGCCATTTGCTCGTCTAATTTAATGTATGTTCTTTGAAGAGCCTCAGAGATGGCCACTACTCTATTTGGCAGTTTACTTTTATCTGGACTGAGATTAATTTCATTCGAGCTTAGCTCCTTCAATACTGTATCTAACTCTTGCTCAAAAATAGACTCAATATGCCTTGAAACCCATTCTGAAATCACGGATCCACCGTGGCCATCAAAGACACCGAATAAAGATAGCTCTGGATGCTTATCTAATCTTGGTAATGCAATGTGCGCATCCTCCATAGAAACCCTCCATCCCTGCATTCCACTCACACCAAATCTGACACcatatttatcaaaatctcCACCTTGGTCAGAATGTTTAGTTGTTGAGGGTTTCGTTAAAAACATACCCatctttatttgttttCGTTTCACTACCTTACACTATTCTTGTTATTTTAAAGCAAAGACTATTTTTCAAAAGTCGTCTGCTTGGGGTATTTTTTGGCTTTCTAGTTACATATAACTTACAGCTTGTGCACAATTGTTTGATTACCTCCGGCTGCAGCCACCGTACATCTTTTCCCCTCAATAATAACCAATCTAAGCAAAATGGGCGCCAAAGGCGGTAAAACAAAGTGGGCACtgattttaaatttatagagcatgcatgcaaaaaattTACATTCTCGAAAAGTTTAAATTTACACATTAAATTCTactaaaaattcaaataaggTTTCTCAAAAGCTTTCAAATAATGCAATAGAGCTACTGTTGGTTGAATTGTGTTTTTTTATAACAAAAATAGAAAGCAGTTTAAAACATAAACCGTCCAACTATTAGGAAAAACAATTAGAAAAATAGTGTTAATAATTAGAATTTGCTAAATTTTCTAATAGGTAgcaattataaattaaatagcCAGCTGTTAAGCGGTAATATTCCCTGATCAATTagttctttttttttttgcaaatAATGCGTAAATCGAGTATTTGCATATTCTGTAAAGTCAAATTCCACAGAGTTTGGCTGGTACCCTGGAGTTCTTGCAATAGACCACAGTCCCCATGTAATATGGGAAATTAGAGTGAATACTTCAACAGCCTTAGTCATAATGTGCACGATTTGTTGACTTGGCATAACTTGTTCTTGTAATGTTTGAGACAAATACACTGAAATAAATAGCTTTCGTAGCTCTTCACATGGATAATCttcatatttaaatttgaaatatggTTGTTTTTCACTACAGTAATCATATATATACTCGCAAAAGTAGTTTGCGATGTCTGCCCCTGCAAAGTTTATAGCTGAATACTCATAATCAATCATTCTAATATTGTTTTGCGTCTGTAATAGATTGTTTTCTTGAAGATCGTTATGAGCAAATACCAAAGAAAATGCTGGAGAATAAAGTTTTAATTCTAAAGCCCTTTCCATACTGAACTTTTCTCCGCCCATGATCAATTCTTCTAATTGATCAATCTCTTCCAATATCTTTGAGTACAGTTCTTTATCAATCTGGAAATTGTTTTTGGACACTTGGATCTTAGCTTCTTCTCTCCAAAGatatattcttttgaaGAGAATTGGCTCCTTGTCAAACCTTGAAGGGAAATCTGctctttttgaattaataatgtgTAAAGATCCCATATTCTTTGCCACTTCTACACAAATGTGGGTTAACTGTAATTGTTTAGTTGTCAAAGGCTCACCATCAATGAACTCTTCTATTCTACCTTCTGGAAAATCTGCAATTATGTTTGGAGCGATATTAATGTTGCTCAGATATCTGAATACATCAAGCTCCACTTTGGAATCATAAAATTTTCCCACATGTTTACCATAAATTCTAAATAGAATTCTCGGATGTTTTAGAGATAAACTCATGGATTCATTTACAATACTTACAACAAAAAGCTGGTTCGTGAGTCCTGAAAAGATCTGTTTAACTTCAATATACGactcattaatttctttccAACCCGGAATATTTTTTCGACATATACCTATTATTATCTCAGTATCTGTAATAGTCGAGAAAGACCTAATTGATTCTGATAATTTGTCACCTAGTTCGATTTTCTTGTTCGGGAATGgcatttcttttttttttttttattattcttcaAGTGTTCCTCAGTATTTTTCCTAGTTTAAGTTAAAGATAAGCAAAATCTGAATAGAGGCTAAAATAAGTAATATCAAACTTTAAAAGCAATATTATAGCagtataataataataataataaaaataatgtaataataatagtattagAGTAGCCTCGGAAGcttatcaataatttcactcaatttgtatttatataatgCTTTAGATAAAAACTCTAAGCTATTAAATCTTAATAGAGTTAAAAGTTAGTATGAAAGAAATGTTCAGTTCATAATCCTTAAAAATAAGAGTTTTCTCGAGATATTactgaattattttaattagtCTGTAATGAGGAGGGTAAACTTATATTATTTAGGcggaaaaaaaatgtaaaggaaataataataaataaactaaatctttaaaataaaacttGGTATTCAGAACATacataaataatataaacaGAAATTTTCCATCTTTTCTGCTAGGATATAAtgattttataataatattttgttcaAGTAACATAAAACAACCTTATAAGAAAAAGTATGTCAACACtatca
This is a stretch of genomic DNA from Cryptosporidium parvum Iowa II chromosome 3, whole genome shotgun sequence. It encodes these proteins:
- a CDS encoding choline kinase, which translates into the protein KKKKEMPFPNKKIELGDKLSESIRSFSTITDTEIIIGICRKNIPGWKEINESYIEVKQIFSGLTNQLFVVSIVNESMSLSLKHPRILFRIYGKHVGKFYDSKVELDVFRYLSNINIAPNIIADFPEGRIEEFIDGEPLTTKQLQLTHICVEVAKNMGSLHIINSKRADFPSRFDKEPILFKRIYLWREEAKIQVSKNNFQIDKELYSKILEEIDQLEELIMGGEKFSMERALELKLYSPAFSLVFAHNDLQENNLLQTQNNIRMIDYEYSAINFAGADIANYFCEYIYDYCSEKQPYFKFKYEDYPCEELRKLFISVYLSQTLQEQVMPSQQIVHIMTKAVEVFTLISHITWGLWSIARTPGYQPNSVEFDFTEYANTRFTHYLQKKKELIDQGILPLNSWLFNL
- a CDS encoding WD repeat protein, whose translation is MERNKLTNQFSITDIYHGLGIPISMVYSRNLLGGAGLCVGDSEGHISLYSTEDKFIERFTEPGIVIRKDERIFSRKLHSGTVTDTKFQNVGFYSEKVERYIYSSSTDSFLVKFDMEHEKESCKLRAHKEWVKRFAISAESSSLIATVGNDGSLRIYDDRSIHSKCFYLGQGNVGRSRTASNKLIPGQISISPSTQVPEGGQNLNESYYESIEKIHLAPKFELNRIHEHSVRKSIGREKMISDKSISVSGVAFLSEKNYLATGGCTDGHIKVWDIRKASCGSAERACAFKFSPQKDEDAQRGITWMEADELYNKLALQTRKGTIYIYSVSGILSFSKDLSAIAIDSNKVFYEKENAGLLDPSQRPSISSNGEWLITASNSGSRFYLFNTSMGLESSIHYYTYENLEESSIPIFQCFAWERGKFSMGGTLKLPPKDGNVNFRVDKCVGREYRLNFSVGTKLKKLSFYNNKDFQLDNINSVMPNFSGVSAGDATNSRTAVGKNEEGDLKPRWVSGETLSYSNSFDGDMDVANQLSLSSSLSVPFPKPSRSSKANSVDLTLKSMDEKNEEKNEESQELKGTREERKTGFLTIGGIGFSEKDSQTLSEGGAFGRPTPTPESVEKTPFRRSIPFMGSSQDSVGYPAPQRGQSSYMVQSQENLLTPISPQKDTTDCKGALEMEHESGNTSSNRSHDFNSRRIIHIPLSQSNEEVFASPGIDGAESFEADYTIYSEPVPHASVSTPGSPDINSDTMLQDGKYEEGNKGFKQRRLDSWVRVRKNTEGGSTANCSTAELSPVS
- a CDS encoding PP2C like protein phosphatase, whose protein sequence is VVKRKQIKMGMFLTKPSTTKHSDQGGDFDKYGVRFGVSGMQGWRVSMEDAHIALPRLDKHPELSLFGVFDGHGGSVISEWVSRHIESIFEQELDTVLKELSSNEINLSPDKSKLPNRVVAISEALQRTYIKLDEQMASPTSRPEQRAIYDKKKTNSDTNPPKTFLQELLGGIDGQRRVLRMVEQNGNRCLQIVSYNGDEESNSSENGNADGDKVEEVDEIKESSAKNEDSSYGRQPAENIPSTDLDENQNYSDEITPFESDIKRDDATYDDPNAGFIDDDGLAEDDGYLEDISDSGACGPEHCGTTAVVAVILPDETGDTPYLIVANAGDSRAVLSRSGQAIALSHDHKPELPLENERILKAHGTVENGRVDGNLNMSRTLGDLQYKSDSSLTPEEQKITAFPDVRIIPLTNEDEFIVLACDGIWDVVDNQLCVDIVRRKILKQIEALESGNDSKKRESNMDGQNDREFGSIESKEQLSISTKLDGSSPIPALTSIQLSKICEEICDECLAPNPVESEGIGCDNMTFMIVQLGPNIRKKSSDCMVSAQIGSAVAKRLNAAASAIETQISQAQQGNKTDSSPGNFSDDDGTLRNEQSSRMETQARKAPDAVLNAPLPSVSWIPKKEFNVTLYGHGVDDGRFDNIPEGRL